A stretch of Acidobacteriota bacterium DNA encodes these proteins:
- a CDS encoding DUF3299 domain-containing protein codes for MRRQILAGLSIAVALVMLASKVGAQQSVNTKPPVGKPAVTKSGYMFLDFWFLAGYDYNPSDPFDPSPKQVKNTIPATILSLQGKKVEIYGNILPLDYDSSGTSTFILNASVDACGFGGVPRINEWIYVSMKPGQKAKTYGAGYEILVRGTFSIAEEVEKGRIVGLYSIVADSVQ; via the coding sequence ATGCGACGCCAAATTCTCGCGGGACTCTCGATTGCCGTGGCCCTCGTCATGCTCGCCTCCAAGGTAGGCGCGCAGCAATCAGTCAACACGAAGCCTCCGGTTGGCAAGCCCGCCGTCACCAAGTCGGGCTACATGTTCCTGGACTTCTGGTTCCTGGCCGGATACGACTACAACCCGTCGGACCCCTTCGACCCATCACCCAAGCAGGTCAAGAACACCATTCCCGCCACCATCCTCTCGCTGCAGGGCAAGAAGGTGGAGATCTACGGCAACATCCTGCCGCTCGACTACGACAGCTCCGGCACGTCCACTTTCATCCTCAACGCCAGCGTCGATGCCTGCGGCTTCGGCGGGGTGCCCCGCATCAACGAGTGGATTTATGTCTCGATGAAGCCGGGCCAGAAAGCCAAGACGTACGGCGCGGGCTACGAAATTCTCGTGCGCGGCACCTTCAGCATTGCAGAAGAGGTGGAGAAGGGTCGCATCGTAGGCCTCTACTCCATCGTCGCCGACAGCGTGCAGTGA
- a CDS encoding ABC transporter ATP-binding protein, with the protein MTTTPLLDVTGLQKSFLSPEGESTLIVDVPQFQLAEGEQVAVRGASGSGKTTFLNLIAGILQADKGTIVLAGQTMTSLSESGRDRVRAKTIGYVFQNFNLLQGYTAIENVMLGMLFGSGVDRTRAQQLLERVGLSHRVNYRPSQLSIGQQQRVAVARALANRPKLVLADEPTGNLDQRHAGEALELIREACRENGAALLLVSHDPAVLALFDRSEDLADLNQAAAAHAVSASGGHR; encoded by the coding sequence GTGACCACCACGCCGCTGCTCGACGTCACGGGCCTGCAGAAGAGCTTTCTCTCGCCAGAGGGCGAATCCACACTGATTGTGGATGTGCCGCAGTTCCAGCTGGCCGAGGGAGAGCAGGTGGCCGTCCGCGGCGCCAGTGGTTCCGGCAAAACCACATTCCTGAATCTCATCGCCGGCATTCTCCAAGCCGACAAGGGCACCATCGTGCTCGCCGGGCAGACGATGACGTCGTTGTCTGAGAGTGGCCGCGATCGAGTGCGTGCGAAGACGATCGGGTACGTCTTTCAGAACTTCAACCTCCTCCAGGGCTACACCGCGATTGAAAACGTGATGCTCGGCATGCTGTTTGGCTCCGGCGTTGACCGCACGAGAGCGCAGCAACTGCTGGAACGTGTGGGCCTCTCACATCGTGTCAACTACCGTCCCTCGCAGTTGTCGATTGGCCAGCAGCAGCGAGTGGCCGTGGCGCGCGCCCTGGCGAATCGTCCCAAGCTCGTGCTGGCCGATGAACCCACCGGCAACCTGGACCAGCGCCACGCGGGCGAAGCGCTCGAACTGATTCGCGAAGCCTGCAGGGAGAATGGCGCAGCCCTGCTGCTCGTCAGTCACGACCCGGCCGTCCTCGCACTGTTCGACCGGTCCGAGGATTTGGCGGACCTCAATCAGGCCGCCGCCGCGCACGCCGTCTCGGCATCGGGGGGACACCGATGA
- a CDS encoding serine/threonine protein kinase: MKLAAGDKLGPYKILGLLGEGGMGEVYRAHDDRLRRDVAVKVSNAEFTERFTQEARAIASLNHTNICHLYDVGPNYLVMELVEGETLKGPLAFDDALPIVLQLIDGIEAAHEKNIIHRDLKPANIKITPDGVVKILDFGLAKALDVTSSSDTNPENSPTLTAGATVVGAILGTAAYMSPEQARGKTADRRSDIWSFGVILHEILTGTRPFQGESIVEILGSVLNKDPDLSKAPARAQRLLRWCLERDRKNRLQAIGDARRLLTEFAPVDAVASAATPSSGLLKWAPWITAAAALAVAALLFLRPAPGNDGDVTRFTVTPPPGHTLPSSFDSGTMAISPDGRAIVFVAQSGSGTTAQTALWVRAIDSFAWRKLDNTEGARQPFWSPDFKAHCLLRLGR, from the coding sequence ATGAAACTGGCGGCTGGCGACAAACTCGGCCCGTACAAAATCCTCGGACTACTGGGCGAAGGCGGCATGGGCGAGGTGTATCGTGCCCACGACGACCGGCTGCGCCGCGACGTGGCGGTCAAGGTGTCCAACGCGGAGTTCACCGAGCGTTTCACTCAGGAGGCGCGGGCGATCGCATCGCTCAACCACACCAACATCTGTCACCTCTATGACGTGGGCCCGAACTACCTGGTCATGGAGCTCGTGGAAGGCGAGACGCTCAAAGGCCCGCTCGCCTTCGACGATGCGCTGCCGATCGTGCTGCAGCTGATCGACGGCATCGAGGCCGCGCACGAGAAGAACATCATCCATCGGGATCTGAAGCCCGCCAACATCAAGATCACGCCCGATGGCGTGGTGAAGATCCTCGACTTCGGTTTGGCGAAGGCTCTGGATGTGACGTCCTCGAGCGACACCAATCCGGAGAACTCGCCCACGCTGACAGCCGGCGCAACGGTCGTCGGCGCGATTCTGGGCACCGCGGCCTACATGTCTCCGGAGCAGGCGCGGGGCAAGACCGCCGATAGGCGCTCCGACATCTGGTCGTTCGGTGTGATTCTTCACGAGATCCTCACCGGCACACGACCTTTCCAGGGCGAGTCCATCGTCGAGATTCTCGGCAGCGTCCTGAACAAGGACCCCGATCTGTCGAAGGCTCCGGCGCGGGCGCAGCGGCTGCTGCGATGGTGCCTGGAGCGGGATCGCAAGAATCGGTTGCAGGCGATTGGCGATGCGCGACGGTTGCTGACGGAGTTCGCGCCGGTAGACGCCGTGGCGTCCGCGGCAACACCCTCAAGCGGCCTGTTGAAGTGGGCGCCGTGGATCACCGCAGCCGCCGCGCTTGCGGTCGCGGCGCTCCTGTTCCTGCGTCCGGCGCCCGGGAACGACGGTGATGTGACGAGGTTTACCGTCACACCTCCGCCGGGTCATACATTGCCGAGTTCGTTTGACTCCGGAACGATGGCGATCTCTCCCGACGGGCGTGCGATCGTGTTCGTCGCCCAGAGCGGCTCAGGCACGACGGCGCAGACCGCGTTGTGGGTGCGTGCCATCGATTCGTTCGCCTGGCGGAAACTGGACAACACCGAAGGTGCCAGACAACCCTTCTGGTCGCCGGACTTCAAGGCACATTGCCTTCTTCGCCTCGGTCGATAA
- a CDS encoding aminopeptidase P family protein, which yields MENTPVPLSRRQFLSTSALGAGALAAGCAGAPDPAPAAAAADTPAFLKGLTPMTAGVVPIGDDERRARIAKAQKLMAEQKLDAIFMEGTTTCAYFANMRWGQSERTFGVVIPAKGELAYVCPGFEEDRARELITFGNDVRVWQEDESPYKLIADIVKDRGVRHGRIGIEERVRFFIADGIRKASSLELADATPVTAGCRMYKTAAEIALMQRANDVTIAAYRAAFTTIRPGITQGELSGNIAAAFKALGYTGGASAQFGIYTAFPHGSATPQTLKEGDVVMVDGGMNLEGYASDITRTIVMGKPTPRQIEIWNLEKRAQDAGFAAAVIGAPCENVDIAARKVIVDAGFGPGYKVPGLPHRTGHGIGMEGHEWTNFVLGNKTPLAPGMCFSDEPTVAIYGEFGIRLEDCLYMTEAGPKFFTKQSVAIDQPFG from the coding sequence GTGGAAAACACACCCGTCCCCCTTTCTCGCCGCCAATTTCTTTCAACGAGCGCCCTGGGCGCGGGTGCGCTCGCGGCCGGATGTGCCGGCGCACCTGACCCCGCGCCGGCCGCTGCCGCCGCCGACACGCCCGCGTTTCTCAAGGGCCTGACGCCCATGACGGCCGGCGTCGTGCCGATTGGCGACGACGAGCGGCGGGCGCGGATCGCCAAAGCCCAGAAGCTGATGGCCGAGCAGAAGCTGGACGCCATCTTCATGGAGGGCACCACGACCTGTGCCTACTTTGCGAATATGCGATGGGGCCAGAGCGAACGCACCTTCGGCGTCGTCATTCCCGCCAAGGGCGAACTGGCCTACGTGTGTCCTGGATTCGAGGAAGACCGGGCACGCGAGCTGATCACGTTCGGCAATGACGTGCGCGTCTGGCAGGAAGACGAAAGCCCCTACAAACTCATCGCCGACATCGTCAAGGATCGCGGCGTGCGTCACGGCCGCATCGGCATCGAAGAACGAGTGCGGTTCTTCATTGCCGACGGCATTCGAAAAGCATCCTCGCTGGAGTTGGCTGACGCCACGCCGGTGACCGCCGGATGCCGGATGTACAAGACCGCGGCCGAGATCGCGCTGATGCAGCGCGCCAACGACGTGACTATTGCGGCATACCGCGCCGCGTTTACCACCATTCGGCCGGGCATCACGCAAGGCGAGTTGAGCGGCAACATTGCCGCGGCGTTCAAGGCGCTCGGATACACGGGCGGCGCAAGTGCGCAGTTCGGCATCTACACGGCGTTTCCGCACGGCAGCGCCACGCCGCAGACGCTCAAGGAAGGCGACGTCGTCATGGTCGACGGCGGCATGAACCTGGAAGGCTACGCCTCTGACATCACCCGCACCATCGTGATGGGCAAACCCACGCCGCGCCAAATCGAGATTTGGAACCTGGAGAAGCGCGCTCAGGACGCCGGTTTCGCTGCCGCGGTGATTGGCGCGCCGTGCGAGAACGTGGATATCGCGGCTCGCAAGGTCATCGTCGACGCGGGCTTCGGGCCGGGCTACAAGGTGCCGGGCCTGCCCCACCGCACGGGGCACGGCATCGGCATGGAAGGGCACGAATGGACGAACTTCGTGCTCGGCAACAAGACGCCGCTCGCGCCGGGCATGTGTTTCAGCGACGAACCCACCGTGGCGATCTACGGAGAGTTCGGCATCCGGCTGGAAGATTGTCTTTACATGACTGAAGCCGGCCCGAAGTTCTTTACCAAGCAGAGCGTTGCCATTGACCAGCCTTTTGGCTGA
- a CDS encoding HAD-IA family hydrolase, whose amino-acid sequence MALVVFDLDGTLVDSRQDLADSTNAVLESFGAPPLPLDRVVMMVGEGARILVQRALAAAGLDADLDDALGRFHAHYRTRLLATTRPYPGIDDMLEQTAGVATLAVLTNKPLAPSQLLLEAFGWSPLFLSVIGGDSAFGRKPDPSGLQHLMALADATPESTLLVGDSMVDVETARRAGAGICVAQYGFGNARGDLHLRGDEWIAETGHEIGQVIRAWRAGS is encoded by the coding sequence ATGGCACTTGTAGTTTTTGATCTTGACGGCACACTCGTGGACTCGCGGCAGGATCTGGCCGACAGCACCAACGCCGTCCTTGAATCGTTCGGCGCGCCGCCACTCCCGCTCGACCGCGTGGTGATGATGGTGGGCGAAGGCGCGCGAATCCTCGTGCAACGAGCGCTTGCAGCTGCTGGTCTGGACGCGGACCTGGACGACGCATTGGGCCGGTTTCACGCTCACTACCGGACCCGGTTGCTGGCCACCACCCGGCCCTATCCCGGGATAGACGACATGCTGGAACAGACGGCGGGCGTGGCCACACTGGCCGTGTTGACCAACAAGCCCCTCGCCCCGTCACAGCTGTTGCTTGAGGCGTTCGGCTGGTCCCCGCTCTTTCTCTCAGTGATCGGCGGCGACAGCGCCTTTGGACGCAAGCCCGATCCGTCGGGCCTGCAGCATCTGATGGCGCTGGCGGATGCTACCCCCGAGTCCACCCTGCTCGTGGGGGACTCGATGGTGGACGTTGAAACTGCGCGGCGCGCGGGCGCCGGCATTTGCGTGGCTCAATACGGCTTCGGCAACGCTCGTGGCGACCTCCACCTGCGCGGGGACGAGTGGATTGCCGAGACCGGCCACGAGATTGGGCAGGTCATTCGGGCGTGGCGCGCTGGTTCCTGA
- a CDS encoding FtsX-like permease family protein, translating to MNLMSLVRRSLRQHALSSFVTIVSVGLAAGLTMSVFAINAQTYDAFTGGKVGFDAVLGARGSQLQLVLNTVFHLETSPGNIPWSLYKEISEDPRVTLAIPYAVGDNYQGYRIVGTTQEMFTKFTYREGQGFVLEPGGRVFDESKKEAILGNYVAEKLGMTVGSTFTPYHGLQFSEREKHQDEYTVVAIMEPTNGPSDRVVWIPIEGIYRMSGHVLRGAGKPMRARPGEVIAEENLEVSAVMLKLRNPQAGFLLNGQINQQGKVATLAWPIARVMAELFDRIGWVSRILTMVAYLIVVVAAGSILASIYNTMNERRREFAILRALGARRSTVFSAIVLEASTITTIGALLGFLVYGAILAAAFVIVRAQTGVVLDAFRFDHALWMTPVGMILLGALAGLVPAFKAYRTDVASNLTPLS from the coding sequence ATGAACCTCATGTCTCTCGTGCGGCGCAGTCTGCGACAGCACGCCTTGTCGTCGTTTGTCACGATCGTGTCGGTGGGCCTGGCGGCCGGCCTCACCATGTCGGTGTTTGCCATCAACGCCCAGACCTACGATGCGTTCACTGGTGGCAAGGTTGGATTTGATGCGGTGCTCGGCGCACGTGGAAGCCAACTCCAGCTCGTACTCAACACCGTGTTTCACCTCGAGACGTCGCCGGGGAACATCCCCTGGTCGCTCTACAAGGAAATTTCCGAAGACCCGCGCGTGACATTGGCCATTCCTTACGCGGTGGGCGACAACTACCAGGGCTACCGCATTGTCGGTACCACACAGGAGATGTTCACGAAGTTCACCTACCGCGAAGGACAGGGCTTTGTGCTCGAACCCGGCGGCCGGGTGTTTGACGAGTCGAAGAAGGAAGCGATTCTCGGGAACTACGTCGCGGAAAAGCTCGGGATGACCGTCGGGTCCACGTTCACGCCGTATCACGGCCTTCAATTCAGTGAACGCGAAAAGCACCAGGATGAATACACAGTCGTGGCGATCATGGAGCCCACAAACGGCCCATCCGATCGCGTCGTGTGGATTCCCATCGAAGGCATCTATCGCATGTCGGGCCACGTGCTGCGCGGTGCGGGCAAGCCCATGCGCGCTCGGCCCGGCGAGGTCATCGCCGAGGAGAACCTCGAAGTCAGCGCCGTGATGCTGAAGTTGCGCAACCCGCAGGCTGGGTTTCTGCTCAACGGCCAGATCAACCAGCAGGGCAAGGTGGCCACGCTCGCGTGGCCCATCGCTCGCGTGATGGCGGAGCTCTTCGATCGCATCGGCTGGGTCAGCCGCATTCTGACGATGGTGGCGTATCTGATTGTGGTGGTGGCGGCCGGTTCGATTCTGGCGAGCATCTACAACACGATGAACGAGCGGCGGCGCGAGTTCGCCATTCTGCGCGCCCTCGGCGCCAGGCGCTCAACCGTGTTCTCAGCTATCGTTCTTGAGGCGTCCACCATCACCACGATTGGCGCGCTTCTGGGATTCCTCGTGTACGGCGCCATCCTCGCCGCAGCGTTTGTCATCGTCCGCGCGCAGACCGGCGTCGTCCTCGACGCGTTCAGATTCGACCACGCCCTGTGGATGACGCCCGTCGGGATGATTCTGCTGGGTGCCCTTGCCGGCCTCGTGCCGGCGTTCAAGGCCTATCGCACGGACGTCGCGTCCAACCTGACGCCGCTGTCGTAA
- a CDS encoding AraC family transcriptional regulator, whose amino-acid sequence MQYAEFPPHPDLAGIVACLWTLSGDASRLGADTQPILPDGRPELILHFGDAFERVHADGCIERQPEVIFAGQLTSQLLLRPTGVIGVLGVRFHPYGAAALIDTPQQALAGLTIGVDEIAPALKRALDDVRAATVDLTEAVALVQQMLPRWLAVDRIDARVRAAVELIAGTQGLMPIDVVAARVSVTRRQLERTFLRTVGVTPKRLARITRFQHALRVLEECESASPGTRTAVTCGYADQAHFIRDFRDLAGCPPGEHLLRRFELTGVFTSRATSVS is encoded by the coding sequence ATGCAGTACGCGGAATTTCCGCCGCATCCGGACCTGGCCGGCATCGTGGCTTGCCTCTGGACCCTTTCCGGCGACGCGTCACGGCTCGGCGCCGACACGCAACCAATACTTCCAGACGGCCGGCCTGAACTGATCCTGCATTTCGGCGACGCCTTCGAGCGGGTCCATGCGGATGGGTGTATTGAGCGGCAGCCGGAGGTCATCTTCGCCGGTCAGCTCACGTCACAGTTGTTGCTGAGGCCGACCGGTGTGATTGGCGTCCTTGGCGTACGCTTCCATCCGTACGGCGCGGCGGCGCTCATTGACACGCCCCAACAGGCACTCGCTGGGCTCACGATTGGCGTCGACGAGATCGCGCCGGCACTCAAGCGCGCGCTCGATGACGTTCGTGCCGCGACAGTGGACCTGACAGAGGCCGTCGCGCTCGTACAACAGATGCTGCCCCGATGGCTCGCCGTCGATCGTATTGACGCGCGCGTCCGGGCGGCCGTGGAACTGATTGCCGGCACGCAGGGCCTCATGCCGATCGACGTTGTGGCGGCCCGAGTCTCGGTGACCCGGCGGCAGCTGGAGCGGACGTTCCTGAGGACGGTCGGCGTGACGCCCAAGCGCCTGGCGCGCATCACTCGATTCCAGCACGCGCTGCGAGTGCTCGAAGAGTGCGAGTCTGCGTCTCCTGGCACACGCACGGCCGTCACGTGCGGCTACGCCGATCAGGCACACTTCATCCGCGACTTTCGAGACCTCGCCGGCTGCCCACCCGGAGAACACCTGCTGAGGCGGTTCGAGTTGACGGGCGTGTTTACTTCACGAGCAACTTCTGTCAGTTGA
- a CDS encoding VWA domain-containing protein, whose protein sequence is MGPRRPLWMTAAALGLCAAATYGQQQPTFRSATRTVPVYATVTDATGRLVPDLEQGDFEIWDNGKKVAISLFENSIQPISVVVMLDTSGSMTMNLDLLKQAATQFAIRLLPADKARIGSFSDKIRVAPPGFTNDRDELVRILRDDIQYGNPTALWDATDVGMEALKDIEGRRVVLVFTDGADNWSRLDQGDILARARNEEFLIYAIGLRSRMRGQGVTRPDAGLRKVAEETGGGYFELTRADELNSTFTRVAAELHSQYVLGFTPLAVDGKVHKLEVRINRPGLVARARKSYVAK, encoded by the coding sequence ATGGGCCCTCGGCGACCTCTTTGGATGACGGCCGCTGCGCTCGGCCTGTGCGCCGCAGCGACGTACGGCCAGCAGCAACCGACATTCCGGTCGGCCACCCGCACGGTTCCGGTCTACGCCACAGTCACCGACGCCACGGGGCGACTGGTGCCTGACCTGGAGCAGGGCGACTTCGAGATCTGGGACAACGGCAAGAAGGTGGCCATCTCGCTCTTCGAGAACTCCATCCAGCCGATCAGCGTTGTTGTCATGCTCGACACGAGCGGAAGCATGACGATGAATCTGGATCTGTTGAAGCAGGCAGCGACGCAATTCGCCATTCGACTGCTGCCCGCGGACAAGGCCCGTATCGGGAGTTTCAGCGACAAGATTCGGGTGGCCCCTCCGGGATTCACGAATGATCGCGACGAGCTGGTGCGCATCCTGCGGGATGACATCCAGTACGGGAATCCGACCGCGCTGTGGGATGCGACCGACGTCGGGATGGAGGCGCTCAAGGACATCGAGGGCCGACGGGTGGTGCTGGTCTTCACCGACGGCGCGGATAACTGGAGCCGCCTTGATCAGGGCGACATCCTGGCGCGGGCCCGAAACGAAGAGTTCCTGATCTATGCGATCGGCCTGCGGTCGCGGATGCGCGGCCAGGGGGTCACGCGCCCCGACGCCGGGCTGCGCAAGGTCGCTGAGGAGACGGGCGGAGGGTACTTTGAGTTGACCCGCGCCGACGAGTTGAATTCGACGTTCACACGAGTGGCGGCGGAGCTGCACAGCCAATACGTCCTGGGTTTCACGCCGCTTGCGGTGGACGGCAAGGTCCACAAGCTTGAGGTTAGGATCAACCGGCCGGGCCTGGTGGCCCGCGCCAGAAAGAGCTACGTGGCCAAATGA
- a CDS encoding VWA domain-containing protein: MTRLPLIVAVVGVLTGGVQQQPTFKSGTRTVPVYATVFDEDGRLVPGLEQSDFEIYDNGKKQAVTIFDNKPIPFSAALTLDSSISMEMNLPFMQDAAVQFVIRLAPEDKTVVGFFNSKIQFSPSLTNDRDSLVSYIRNNMTRGNSTRLWDGVDAAMDQLTDALGRRVVVVLTDGDDLGASSRSNGDILERAQREDVMIYTLGIESYYHNGERWTLSRPGGAFRRLAAETGGGFFELKKSAELNSTFTRVIAELHSQYVLGFSPTAMDGKAHKLEVRLSKPGLTARARKSYVAK; encoded by the coding sequence ATGACCCGTCTTCCTCTCATCGTCGCGGTCGTCGGAGTCCTCACCGGGGGCGTTCAACAGCAGCCGACCTTCAAGTCGGGTACGCGCACGGTTCCGGTATACGCCACGGTGTTTGATGAGGATGGGCGCCTGGTGCCCGGCCTGGAGCAATCCGACTTCGAAATCTACGACAACGGCAAGAAACAGGCCGTAACGATTTTCGACAACAAGCCCATTCCATTCTCTGCCGCGTTGACGCTGGACTCGAGCATCAGCATGGAGATGAACCTTCCCTTCATGCAGGATGCAGCGGTGCAGTTTGTGATTCGGCTCGCGCCGGAAGACAAGACCGTGGTTGGGTTCTTCAATTCCAAGATCCAGTTCAGCCCGAGCCTCACGAACGATCGCGACAGCCTGGTCAGTTATATCCGCAACAACATGACGCGGGGCAACTCCACGCGGCTGTGGGACGGGGTTGATGCCGCGATGGATCAGCTGACCGACGCCCTGGGACGCCGGGTGGTGGTGGTGCTGACCGACGGAGACGACCTCGGCGCGAGCAGCCGCAGCAACGGGGACATCCTCGAGCGTGCGCAGCGCGAAGACGTGATGATCTACACGCTGGGCATTGAGTCGTATTACCACAACGGTGAGCGATGGACGCTTTCGCGGCCCGGCGGCGCATTCAGACGACTGGCGGCGGAAACGGGCGGCGGATTCTTTGAGCTGAAGAAATCAGCTGAGCTCAACTCCACGTTCACGCGAGTGATTGCGGAGTTGCACAGCCAGTACGTGCTGGGATTCTCGCCCACGGCAATGGACGGAAAAGCGCACAAACTCGAAGTGCGCCTCTCCAAACCCGGCCTCACCGCCCGCGCCCGCAAGTCCTACGTTGCCAAATAG
- a CDS encoding PD40 domain-containing protein: MTTILLAQPWDWDQLKSKGEPVPIADGLPNARRAFSVSAAALAYRTDIAGAVHQYRWFRRDGTPEGAALTLPEGQWGDVDLSPDNMRAVVARTTGVDAGDLYLVEFPSGVVSRLTSDGRLKSRLAWSPDSRRIVFATRGSREIHQIVVGSGKPTLVHTAAEPVGHLAWLKDGILISGRAKLMLLPTPEENVTTPVTAQPRVLTDQRGGPHRVSPDGKWVAYVTQVEGVWELWVAAFPSFTDQRKITSDAVGPRWRGDSRELIFVRGDRGLMSVDVKPGSSFEFTSPKPLLNPDDAQINGPSNYAVTSDGRRFLMRVSAPAPAAGEQIYVVLNWPKLLVK, translated from the coding sequence GTGACGACGATACTGCTCGCACAGCCGTGGGATTGGGACCAGTTGAAATCGAAAGGGGAGCCGGTTCCTATCGCCGACGGCTTGCCCAACGCGCGTCGCGCGTTTTCCGTGTCCGCTGCCGCATTGGCGTATCGCACGGACATCGCGGGTGCTGTTCATCAGTACCGCTGGTTCAGACGCGACGGGACTCCCGAGGGCGCAGCCCTCACGCTGCCCGAGGGCCAGTGGGGCGACGTCGATCTCTCTCCGGACAATATGCGGGCGGTGGTCGCGCGAACGACGGGTGTCGACGCCGGCGATCTCTACCTGGTGGAATTCCCGTCCGGTGTCGTGTCTCGGCTGACCTCGGACGGCCGGTTGAAGTCTCGACTGGCCTGGTCTCCCGATTCGCGACGGATCGTTTTTGCGACAAGAGGCTCACGCGAGATCCACCAGATAGTGGTCGGCTCCGGCAAACCAACGCTGGTCCATACCGCTGCCGAGCCCGTGGGACACCTGGCGTGGCTCAAGGACGGCATCCTGATTAGTGGTCGCGCCAAGCTGATGCTGCTCCCCACGCCCGAAGAGAACGTGACCACGCCCGTGACGGCGCAGCCGCGCGTGTTGACCGACCAGCGGGGCGGGCCACATCGGGTCTCTCCAGACGGCAAGTGGGTGGCCTACGTCACGCAGGTCGAAGGCGTGTGGGAACTGTGGGTCGCCGCCTTTCCATCGTTCACCGACCAACGCAAGATCACGAGCGACGCCGTCGGGCCGCGCTGGCGTGGCGACAGCAGGGAACTGATCTTTGTGCGTGGAGACCGCGGCCTGATGTCCGTTGACGTCAAACCCGGCTCGTCTTTCGAATTCACTTCTCCCAAGCCCCTGTTGAACCCAGACGACGCGCAGATCAACGGCCCTTCGAACTACGCCGTGACGAGCGACGGCCGGCGCTTCCTGATGCGGGTGAGCGCACCGGCCCCTGCCGCGGGTGAGCAGATCTACGTGGTGCTCAACTGGCCGAAGTTGCTCGTGAAGTAA
- a CDS encoding VCBS repeat-containing protein — protein MRVTVTSVTALLLAAGSWALAIQQPGSRSFARRLALEAEGATSANVSIGDLNADGHLDLVLVKGRHWPLDDIVLPGDGRGGFAPAYTLGSRPDRSYSGLLVDMDGDGDLDVVVSNDTPDPKVVHLNDGRGRFTQGSTFGQGNWSTRHVSVADFNRDGLPDVVLANRYGNSSGPSFICFGERGGRFAADCAAVTEGSATTIKAADVNRDGAPDLVVPHRDNGQSYVYLNDGKGRFASRRPFGPANATIRSAEPVDLDGDGLIDLAVIDEGAGPAIYRGLADGTYAAAEPLGPRDIRPYAIAIADLDRNGRPDVIVGYVESRPVVYFNDGPRAFTAVPFGDAEGTAYGFAVGDLDEDGLLDIAMARSDARNMLYFGATRGSS, from the coding sequence ATGCGTGTGACCGTGACCTCCGTGACTGCGCTGCTCCTGGCCGCCGGATCGTGGGCCTTGGCCATCCAGCAGCCAGGCTCCAGGAGCTTCGCCCGCCGCCTCGCGCTCGAGGCTGAAGGCGCGACATCGGCGAACGTCTCGATTGGCGACCTCAACGCCGACGGCCACCTCGACCTCGTGCTGGTCAAAGGCCGTCACTGGCCGCTCGACGACATCGTGCTGCCTGGCGACGGCCGGGGCGGATTCGCGCCCGCCTACACGCTCGGCAGCCGGCCCGACCGTTCGTATTCGGGCTTGCTGGTGGACATGGACGGCGACGGCGACCTCGACGTGGTGGTGAGCAACGACACACCCGATCCGAAAGTGGTTCATCTGAACGACGGCCGCGGGCGATTCACGCAGGGCTCGACGTTCGGGCAGGGCAACTGGAGCACGCGGCACGTGAGCGTCGCCGACTTCAACCGAGATGGCCTGCCGGACGTCGTGCTGGCGAACCGGTACGGCAATAGCTCCGGCCCGAGCTTCATCTGCTTCGGCGAACGCGGCGGGCGGTTCGCGGCCGACTGCGCCGCCGTGACCGAGGGCTCCGCCACCACCATCAAGGCCGCTGATGTGAACCGCGACGGCGCGCCGGACCTGGTCGTCCCGCATCGGGACAATGGGCAGAGCTACGTGTATCTGAACGACGGAAAAGGCCGCTTCGCAAGTCGTCGGCCGTTCGGGCCGGCGAACGCCACGATTCGGAGTGCCGAACCAGTGGATCTGGACGGGGATGGCCTGATCGACCTCGCGGTGATCGACGAAGGCGCGGGCCCCGCCATCTACCGCGGCCTCGCCGACGGCACCTACGCGGCTGCCGAACCGCTCGGCCCCCGCGACATCCGGCCCTACGCCATCGCCATTGCCGACCTCGATCGCAACGGGCGGCCGGACGTCATCGTCGGGTACGTAGAGTCACGCCCGGTCGTCTACTTCAACGACGGACCGCGCGCCTTCACAGCCGTTCCCTTCGGCGATGCCGAAGGCACTGCGTACGGATTCGCGGTCGGCGACCTCGACGAGGACGGCCTGCTCGACATCGCGATGGCGCGATCGGACGCGCGGAACATGTTGTACTTCGGAGCAACTCGCGGTTCGAGTTGA